Part of the Zea mays cultivar B73 chromosome 4, Zm-B73-REFERENCE-NAM-5.0, whole genome shotgun sequence genome is shown below.
gacataatatttggttctactaaccaaaagtcttgtgaagagtttagcagggtgatgacgcagaaattcgagatgtcgatgatgggcgagttgaactacttccttgggttccaagtgaagcaactcaaggacggcaccttcatctcccaaacgaagtacacgcacgatctgctaaagcggtttgggatgaaggacgccaagcccgcaaagactccgatggggaccgacggacacaccgacctcaacaaaggaggtaagtccgttgatcaaaaagcataccggtcaatgataggttctttgctttacttatgtgctagtagaccggatattatgcttagcgtatgcatgtgtgctagatttcaatccgatcctaaggagtgtcacttagtggcggtaaagcgaattcttagatatttggttgctacgccttgcttcgggctctggtatccaaaggggtctacctttgacttagttggatactcagactctgactatgctggatgtaaggtcgataggaagagtacatcgggaacgtgccaattcttaggaaggtccctggtgtcatggaactctaagaaacaaacctccgttgccctatccaccgctgaggccgagtacgttgccacaggtcagtgttgcgcgcaactactttggatgaggcaaaccctccgggactttggctacaatctgagcaaagtcccactcctatgtgacaatgagagtgctatccgcatggcggagaatcctgttgagcacagccgcacaaagcacatagacatccggcatcactttttgagagaccaccagcaaaagggagatatcgaagtgtttcatgttagcaccgagaaccagctagccgatatcttcactaagcctctagatgagaagaccttttgcaggttgcgtagtgagctaaatgtcatagattcgcggaacctggattgaattgtagcatacatgtacttatgcttttgatcatgttcctttttgcattttgttgcttattatggtgctcaagttgtacaaacactccctggacctcacaagtccgttgcaaagtgatgcacatgtttagggggagatgtgttacaacttgaccctttgagactaaccatgtgcttgagtttgatgatttagtctcgaaggaggattgaaagggaaaaggtggacttggaccatgaaagacttccactgcactccgatgagagggtaacttactccaagttcatctcatgcaatcttattgcctttgtattcttattgaagatcttggtgagacaatggggttagaaggccaagattgatcccgttttggtgcttgatgccaaagggggagaaaataaaggccaaagtgataaatggatcagctaccacttgagagattttgaaaatagtagaatagagtttttgttttgtcaaaagcttttattgtctcttattgtctctattgtcaaaaattggcttcttgtggggagaagtgtgaaatagggggagtttttgaaatctttaacaatctcttttggaatgactctctttatgcttcaacatgtgtgtttgacatagagatagaaatttgagtttgatttgcaaaaacaaaccaagtggtggcaaaggatgatccatatatgccaaaattgaatcaaaaccaatttgagtttttatttgaagtgattttgcacttgtcctatctgctttatgttgtgttggcataaatcaccaaaaagggggagattgaaagggaaatgtgcccttgggccatttctaagtattttggtgattgagtgtcaacacaagtgcttatatGAGAATCAATGCCTATGGTTGAACAAGTGCAAAtctacaacaaaggtatgtttctaagtcttagtacattggtttttgtgtactaatatatttgtctaagtgttagaaacagatagaagaagagaagagaagacttggctgtgtacagccaaagggctgtttcggtctggggcaccggactgtccggtggtgcaccggacagtgtccggtgcgccaggctccctcggccgaagagcccgctctcgggaatttgctggcggcgtacggctaaaattcaccggactgtccggtgtgcaccggactgtccggtgagccaacggtcggccagggccaacggtcggccgcgcgatcagcgcgggacacgtggccgagccaacggtcggaagggggcaccggactgtccggtgtgcaccggacatgtccggtgcgccaacggctcccgcatctgcaacggtcgactgcgccaaacaaggaaaggaatcgggcaccggacactgtccggtgtgcaccggactgtccggtgcgcccgacgacagaaggcagagATGACCTTCCTGATTtgttttcaacggctcctagctgccttggggctataaaagggacccctaggcgcatggaggagcacaccaagcaactcttgagcactcttgatcatccacactaagtctttgcgcatccgtttgtgattctaagtgattcgagctctgttcttgtgagaaactgtgagatagtcttcgagctcgaatcttggccgtgtgtgtgcgcatttcgctgtggatttgtgtgtgttgcttcccttccttactccgtgcttctttgtgaatcttaagtgtaagggcgagagactccaatttgtggagattcctcgcaagtgggataaagataagcaaggcaaaacaccgtggtattcaagtgggtctttggaccgcttgagaggggttgattgcaaccctcgtccgttgggacgccacaacgtggaagtaggcaagttttgtacttggccgaaccacgggataaatctctgtgtcttctctgtgattgtcgtgcaAGATCTTtcttttagccacttggcaattattgtgctaacccttaacaagtttttgtggctataagttaaggtttttacaggatcacctattcaccccccctctaggtgctctcaggaacacattttgggactaacaaatgttcattttgagaaagacaggatttgtagcgcatgtcaagctgggaagcaagttggcacccatcatccacacaagaacattatgacaagtgacaggccactggagctccttcacatggatttattcggaccgatcgcttacataagcatcggcgggagtaagtactgtctagttattgtggatgatttttctcgcttcacttgggtgttctttttgcaggacaaatctcaaacccaagagtccaccaagcaatccaacgagatcaccccgtcgacaccatcctcggcgacattcataagggggtaactactcgatctcgggttgcacatttttgtgaacattactcttttgtttcctctattgagccacacagggtagaggaagcactccaagatgcggattgggtgatggcgatgcaagaggagctcaacaacttcacgaggaacgaggtatggcatttagttccacgtcctaaccaaaatgttgtaggaaccaagtgggtcttccgcaacaagcaagatgagcatggtgtggtgacaaggaacaaagctcgactcgtggccaaggggtattcacaagtcgaaggtttggattttggtgaaacctatgcacccgtagctaggcttgagtcaattcgtatattattggcctatgctacttaccatggctttaagctttatcaaatggacgtgaagagtgctttcctcaatggaccaatcaaggaggaggtctatgttgagcaacctcccggctttgaagacagtaagtatcctaatcatgtttataggctctctaaggcgctttatgggctcaagcaagccccaagagcatggtatgaatgccttagagatttccttattgcaaatggcttcaaagtcggcaaagctgatcctacaccctttactaaaactcttgaaaatgacttgtttgtatgccaaatttatgttgatgatattatatttgggtctactaacaagtctacatgtgaagagtttagtagtatcatgacacagaaattcgagatgtctatgatgggggagttgaagtacttcttaggttttcaagtgaagcaactccaagagggcaccttcatcagccaaacgaagtacactcaagacatcctcagcaaatttgggatgaaggatgccaagcccatcaagacacccatgggaacaaatgggcatctcgacctcgacacgggaggtaagtccgtggatcaaaaggtataccggtcgatgattggttcattgctttatttatgtgcatctcgaccggacataatgctttccgtttgcatgtgtgcaagattccaagccgaccctaaggaatcacaccttacggccgtgaaacgaatcttgagatatttggcttacactcctaagtttgggctttggtaccctcggggatccacatttgatttgattggttattcggatgccgattgggcggggtgtaagattaataggaagagcacatcggggacttgccagttcttgggaagatccttggtgtcttgggcttcaaagaagcaaaattcggttgctctttctaccgccgaagccgagtacattgccgcaggccactgttgcgcgcaattgctttggatgaggcaaaccctgcgggactacggttacaaattaaccaaagtccctttgctatgtgataatgagagtgcaatcaaaatggccgacaaccccgtcgagcacagccgcactaaacacatagccattcggtatcattttcttcgggatcaccaacaaaagggggatatcgagatttcatacattaacactaaagatcaattagccgatatctttaccaagccacttgatgaacaatcctttaccagacttcggcatgagctcaatattcttgattccaggaacttcttttgctaaacttgcacacattgctcataaatatacctttgatcatgtctcttttatatatgctatgactaatgtgttttcaagtatatttcaaaccaagtcataggtatattgaaagggaattggagtcttcggcgaagacaaaggcttccactccactctactactcatccttcgccgtcactccgagcatgtCTCCAACCTTGGTATAATCCTCACTCCTATGTTTcatttaccaaaggggagaaactAGTCATCATAGGGCTctaaatgattccgtttttggcgattcatgccaaagggggagaaaatatgagcccaaagcaaaaggaccgcaccaccaccgcaccaccaccctaattttaacatATGTCTTTCAATTGGTTGAAAATTTCAAAAttagtatctctttgtgttctaaagggggagcaagtagtattttcaaaacttgatatcttaaaaccctcttgaacactaagaggagaatttatttgaggggaagttttgtttagtcaaaagaaaagcatttgaaacagggggagaaaatttcaaatcttgaaaatgctttgcgactcttattcatttacctttgactatttgcaaaaagaactttgaaaagaatttacaaaagaattttgcaaaaacaaaacatgtggtgcaagcgtggtccaaaatattatataagaaagaaacaatccatgcatatcttgtaagtattaatattggctcaattccaagcaacctttacacttacattatgcaaactagttcaattatgcacttttgaatttgctttggtttgtgttggcatcaatcaccaaaaagggggagattgaaagggaattaggcttatacctagttcctaaataattttggtggttgaattgcccaacacaaatctttggactaactagtttgcccaagtgtatagattatacaggtgtaaaaggttcacacttagccaatataaagaccaagttttggattcaacaaaggagcaaagaggcaaccgaaggcacctctggctgaaggcaccggactgtccggtgtgcaccggacagtgtccggtgcgcccagaggactccaactccaactcttcgccctcgggaattctcggaagccggcacgctataattcaccggactgtccggtgtgcaccggacatgtccggtgctccaaggaagcgcggtctgtgGCTGAGTTCTGGTACAACACATGCTCTCACTCATCCTTGGGCTCTTCCCCATTTGAGGTTCTTTATGGACGTGCACCTCGTCACTTCGGTCTTTCTGTGGAGGATTCTGTGCAGCACGCTGATCTCAGTTCTTGGCTTTCACAACGTGAGCTGATGCTGCGCATTATCAGGAACAACTTGCTGCGTGCCCAGCAGAGGATGAAACATCAGTCTGACAAGAAGAGAACTGAACGCGTATTTCAGGTGGGCGATAAGGTATATTTGAAACTCCAACCGTATATCCAGTCCTCTGTCGCTACTCGGGCAAATCATAAGCTTTCATACAAGTATTTTGGCCCTTACGAAGTCTTGCAGAAGGTGGGTGCAGTTGCATACAGACTTCGTTTACCAGATTCTTCTTCAGTTCATCCGGTGTTTCATGTCTCCCAGCTCAAACAGTATATCAAACCTACTTGTGCGGTGAGTGCGACACCACCATCGGCTGCTACTTCCTTATGTTACCCAGTGCAGGTGTTACAGAGGCGCTCAATTGCTCGTGGCGGCCACCAGGTCGATCAAGTATTAGTCCGCTGGTCTGACTGTGATGAAGCGCTGGACACATGGGAGGATGAAATCACTCTGCGGCGTCAATTCCCAGCAGCCGCTGCTTGGGGACAAGCAGCCTCTAAAGGAGGGGGGAGTGTCAGCTCCAAGGAAAATGGTGCACGTGAGGGAGCAGGAAGACGTCCGATTGGCGGTGAGAATCAGAAACAGCTGAAGAAAGAAGTGTTGGGCCGCCGTGTGCCTAGGCCCAGTGGGCGATATCCATCGGACAAGTGGTCCGTGTAAGAGTGCAATAAGGAATACTTAAACTAAGACTGACTACAGTGAACGCTAGGAAATGAGAAAATACTATTGCTCTCCTTCCATCTCCTACCTCTGGTTCTCCTCTGTACCGTAGCTGTAGTAGGCTGTTAACAGGATAGTATATGATCATTGATCCTAAGTTGTCAAAATATACATCTTGAGAACACACTTCGTGGACATTTTTGCATAGCTGCCAATTGTACCGTGACTTCCGCAACCAGTAGTTTTCATGGACGTGTGTAGAATTTAGAAGAGCAAATGTAACCTTTTTTTCCCCCTCAGTAACAAATACTTGGACACGTGCAAGAAGTCTTCAGAGTTCTGAATTTACAGTTTGTGTTGTCTGCTGCTGCTGCAGACGTACAGCAGAAGGGAGAAGAGTGGCAGTCTAGCAGGATTACAGATGGGGGGGCACAAAAATGAGGATAAATCTGGCGCTGCAGCTGTGGCACCCATCACAGGATGGCAAACACAAGGACCCGAATATTCACACAGACACAGAGACAGACACGCGCTGGGCCCAGCGAAAACCCTCGGCGTCTTCCTTTTTTTTGTGGGTCTCCCTAACATGGACAGCTCAAGACGATACAGTTTGAAGCTCCCGACGAAAAAGGACAGAACAAATCCAAAAGATGCCGCCTAGATTCATGGGAAATTTCCGGTGTTGGGCCTTGCGACTCAGCGGATTCCTGGTAATCCTGCTTTGCTTTGCCTTGCCTTGCCTTGTCGCCCGACCCTGATCTTAATAACCGCGAAAAAGTGGGCTGACGCATGTGGCAAAGCGAGGACGGAGGAGACGTTTCGAGTCGCTTGGCTTTCCATGGAAGTTCATTCGTGCTGATAAACCCTGGAGCTTTCGTTGTTGTTGGTATCTAATGGGAAAGATCGATTGGTCGTCCTGATTAAATCGACTGACACAGGGATCTGTGGGGGGAAATGCTAGTACTTCTGAAATAAAGTACAGATGGGTTATTTCTGGATGAGCATTAGTGCTACTATGGGTTGCCAGATGAAGGAATTTAGCCAACTTTCATGGAAGTAATCAGCTGAGGTATGTATGCATAATTAGTTCCTTTGCTTTGCCAAAAAAAAATAAAAGTTAATAAGACTAATGAGTAGTAATGACGATGGCCCCCTCCCGCTGCATAATTCGTTTCCCCATGCTTTTTAAATTTTTGTTTGTTTCTGGTGGTGAGTGGGAAGGGCCTTGTTTTGGCAGCAAGATGACGAGAGGGCCGGCACGCACATGCAACCCACCTTTGGATTCTCTCCCTACCCCGCTCTGCTCTCATTTTGATTACCTTTCTTCCTTCGTGTGTGTGCAGCATCCACGCACGCTTTGTTGTTTTTTTTCTACTGCCCATCATCAATTCATGCTGTGAGTGCccattttatttttatttatgcaattctttttttttttttggaaaaagAGAGTGACAGTTGTTCGAACTGCACCCAGGCGGCCGCGCCAGGGCAGTCGCCTGGCCTCCGCGGCGGTTGTGCGGCGCGAGCGCGACACCGGCCGGCCAAGCTAGCCGCCGCGCCGGAGCCGGGGGGCGACAGGCGTTGACCTCGGCACACACCGCCTCCTCGAACGGAGAAGACgggctgggggggggggggggggggggggggcatacGATGCAGTGCAAAGCATATGTGGATGGAGGTTTTTGCATGCAGGCGCTGCCGGGGCAATAATGAATCAGTGGCGCAGTGTATTCTACTGTTTCTTTAGCGCCCTGGCCGATCGCGTTGGATCTCCCTCGGCGCTCGCCATTGGAGgtctttgtttttttttctttttttggtGCCGTGGCAATAGTAACCTAAACCGATGGGGGCAGCAGAGCACTTAAGGAAGGTGGTCGGGCTGCTAATGCCATCGGTCGTCCGTCCCTACCAGCAGTAGCAACCAGGCTGCTAGTCCCAGAGCAGGGGCACGGCCGCATATGCTCCCAACAAAACGGCATGGCGACCTCACCCTGTCCCAGTGTCCCTGCGCCTGCCCCTGCCTCGAGGTCGAGGTGGCGAGGAGGGACGGCGACACGACGGCGCTGCGTCATGCCATGCGTGGGACAGGCCGCCATGGGCGAGGCGAGGCTGGCAGCATGGGCGGGCAGGGCAGGACAGGTGTTGTCCCATCATCCTCACGCCCAAGGGCGGGCCGGGCACGCAGTGACTGTTGCTGACGCGGTGGAGCTGCCGTGCGCACGACCGACGAGGCTCATCACTGATATCTTCTGTGAATCTTTTTACTACGTACTACTACTACTGCACTTTACCGAGGCGTCAAGCAAAAGCCGTATGCCATGCCGTGCTGCCGGGCATCCTGTTAGATTACTGAAGAAAGAACAGAGCTTTCTTCTTCCCGCAGAATCCTGACTTAGCACGCAGATGAACATACAAGTTTCAGTTTATCAACTAAAACACAGAAGCGAAGATCGTTGGTTCACTGGAACAAGCCCTTTTTTTTAAACACGGTTGCCACTAACTAGTTCACAGTAGTGACTGAAGAGTAACCACACTGAACACacactaccaccaccaccaccaccacccacaCTGACACACACTACGACCTGGAGGAGACAGCGGCGGCGGCGTTGATCCCCCTGGCGATGCCGTAGCTACGGCCGCCGAGCCCGATGCAGCCGAAGAGGAGCTGGCCCTGGCGGTACGGCAGCGACGTCCGGCGCCGCATCTCCTCGGCCTCGGCGCGCCGCGCCTCGTACAGCCGCTCGTGCGCGGACCTCCTCCTGCCCCTCCCAACCTTTACAGACGGAGACGGGGACGGAGACGGCGCCGCCGCGGCTGGGGGAGCGCCAGcgcagtggtggtggtgggagtgcggctgctgctgctgctgctgctgctggtggctGCTCTTGCCGCCGTCCGACTTGCTGCGGTGGAGCAGGTCCTTGAGGAACCCGCTCCAGCGGCGGGAGCCCCTGGACGACGACGCGGACGAGGCGGACGAGGATGcggtggacgacgacgacgacgagcgcgacgccgccgccggctgctgctgctgctgcgactCGCCGGCGGACTCGGGCTTCGGCACCGGGACTTGGGACGCGGACCGCCAGTGCGTGCGGAACGGGGACATAGAGCGCGCCTTGCGCCGCACGGAGCGGCTCCGCACGCGCCCGCGCTCGTCCGCCGCCTCCGCCTGCTGCTGGTTCTCGTGCTGCGCGCCCGCGGCGGGGTCCGGGTCCGGGTCCGCGTCCCCGTCCGGCTGCAGCAGCAGCGCGGCGGCGAGGCGGATCTGGCCGTTGTGGAAGAGCTCGTCGGCGGAGCACATGGCGGCGGCGGACGGCGACGGGAAGCGCGACGAGAAGTCGAAGTCGAAGTCGAAGTCCAGGTCCGGGACGGCGGCGTCCTTGCCGCGGGTGGGGCTGGTCGGCGCGCTGAAGAAGAAGTGGGACGGGTAGGTGTCCCTTTCCCTGTCCCTGTCCCGGGCGGGGCTGGACGGCGCGCTCACGAAGGGCGTCGAGCAGGCGCTGTCGTCGCAGCACGCTGCCTCGGCGGCCATCGCCGGTACGGGGCGTGGAGGCGAGCCACGGAGACGGAC
Proteins encoded:
- the LOC100285663 gene encoding uncharacterized protein LOC100285663 translates to MAAEAACCDDSACSTPFVSAPSSPARDRDRERDTYPSHFFFSAPTSPTRGKDAAVPDLDFDFDFDFSSRFPSPSAAAMCSADELFHNGQIRLAAALLLQPDGDADPDPDPAAGAQHENQQQAEAADERGRVRSRSVRRKARSMSPFRTHWRSASQVPVPKPESAGESQQQQQPAAASRSSSSSSTASSSASSASSSRGSRRWSGFLKDLLHRSKSDGGKSSHQQQQQQQQPHSHHHHCAGAPPAAAAPSPSPSPSVKVGRGRRRSAHERLYEARRAEAEEMRRRTSLPYRQGQLLFGCIGLGGRSYGIARGINAAAAVSSRS